Proteins from a genomic interval of Phycisphaeraceae bacterium:
- the rplX gene encoding 50S ribosomal protein L24, with protein MARHVRKGDRVIVTSGFYKGQQGEVLRVIPDDDQVVVKGINVKTKHVKPTRVAPQGGIVTREAPIHISKVSPVVDGKPTRVRFVTKPDGSKVRVAARGGRELGVVRGPKGS; from the coding sequence ATGGCAAGGCATGTGCGCAAGGGTGACCGAGTCATCGTCACCAGCGGGTTCTACAAGGGACAGCAGGGCGAGGTGCTCCGCGTCATCCCCGACGACGATCAGGTTGTCGTCAAGGGAATCAACGTCAAGACCAAGCACGTCAAGCCGACGCGAGTGGCGCCCCAAGGCGGCATCGTGACGCGCGAGGCGCCGATCCATATCTCGAAGGTCAGCCCCGTCGTCGACGGGAAGCCGACCCGGGTGCGGTTTGTCACCAAGCCGGACGGGAGCAAGGTGCGTGTCGCGGCCCGCGGCGGGCGTGAACTGGGTGTGGTGCGCGGGCCCAAGGGCAGCTGA
- the rplN gene encoding 50S ribosomal protein L14: MLQQETRCEVADNSGAKIAYIIRVYGGSTATGRFTRRTAGIGDRVLVSIKKALPGAEIKAGDKSKAVVVRTTKATRRADGSYVKFDANAVVLIQDDGNPKGTRIFGPVARELREKNYMKIVSLAPEVI, from the coding sequence ATGCTTCAGCAGGAAACACGGTGCGAGGTCGCGGACAACTCGGGCGCGAAGATCGCGTACATCATCCGCGTGTACGGCGGTTCGACCGCGACGGGTCGCTTCACGCGCCGCACAGCCGGGATCGGCGACCGCGTGCTGGTCTCGATCAAGAAAGCGCTCCCGGGCGCGGAGATCAAGGCGGGCGACAAGTCGAAGGCCGTCGTAGTACGCACGACCAAGGCCACGAGACGGGCGGACGGCTCGTACGTCAAGTTCGATGCGAACGCCGTGGTGCTGATCCAGGACGACGGGAACCCGAAGGGCACCCGCATCTTCGGCCCGGTGGCCCGCGAGCTGCGTGAGAAGAACTACATGAAGATTGTGTCGCTCGCGCCGGAGGTGATCTGA
- the rplV gene encoding 50S ribosomal protein L22, giving the protein MKIRGEKVRELIEQKQVTTEQLAAALARKGLSQGRALSALNNWIKGCDHPRCKMEDASVLARELGATVPSIVRFTSVYKYHRGSPRKVKLLTDLIRGKKIDEAINNLTFTTKRAAIDVKKALLAAQADAERAEADVTSLIVVDSRVDSGPVMKRFQPKDRGRAHNILKRMSHITIGVEERN; this is encoded by the coding sequence GTGAAGATCCGAGGCGAAAAAGTCAGAGAGTTGATTGAGCAGAAGCAGGTCACGACCGAGCAGCTCGCCGCCGCGCTGGCGCGCAAAGGCCTGAGCCAGGGCCGGGCGCTCTCGGCGCTCAACAACTGGATCAAGGGCTGCGACCACCCGCGCTGCAAGATGGAGGATGCCTCCGTCCTCGCCCGCGAACTTGGCGCGACGGTCCCGTCGATCGTCCGCTTCACGAGCGTGTACAAGTACCACCGCGGCAGCCCGCGGAAGGTGAAGCTGCTCACGGACCTGATCCGCGGCAAGAAGATCGATGAGGCCATCAACAACCTGACGTTCACCACCAAGCGGGCGGCGATCGACGTCAAGAAGGCGCTGCTGGCGGCCCAGGCCGATGCCGAGCGTGCCGAGGCGGATGTGACGTCGCTGATCGTCGTTGACAGCCGCGTGGACAGCGGACCCGTGATGAAGCGGTTCCAGCCCAAGGACCGCGGCCGGGCCCACAACATTCTCAAGCGGATGAGCCACATCACGATCGGTGTGGAGGAGCGGAACTGA
- the rplF gene encoding 50S ribosomal protein L6, protein MSRIGRQKIEVPANVKVLIKDCSVSIQGPLGTLSLTHRQDVKVKWDEGEKAITVSIDDKDAENRVVNACWGTTRALLRNMIEGVTKGYEKSMEVVGVGWTAAVQGNKLKLVVGYANPLMMDIPQGLKVTVEKAIVKISGFDKRLVGQFASSMRALRKPEPYNGKGIKYTTEVIKKKAGKSFGA, encoded by the coding sequence ATGTCGAGGATCGGAAGGCAGAAAATCGAAGTCCCGGCCAACGTGAAGGTCCTGATCAAGGACTGCAGCGTGAGCATCCAGGGTCCCCTCGGGACGCTGTCGCTGACCCACCGCCAGGATGTGAAGGTGAAGTGGGACGAGGGCGAGAAGGCCATCACGGTTTCGATCGACGACAAGGACGCGGAGAACCGCGTGGTCAACGCCTGCTGGGGAACGACCCGCGCCCTGCTGCGGAACATGATCGAGGGCGTCACCAAGGGGTACGAGAAGTCGATGGAAGTCGTCGGCGTCGGCTGGACCGCGGCGGTGCAGGGCAACAAGCTCAAGCTCGTCGTGGGGTACGCCAACCCGCTGATGATGGACATCCCCCAGGGGCTCAAGGTCACCGTCGAGAAGGCGATCGTGAAGATCAGCGGCTTCGATAAGCGACTGGTCGGGCAGTTCGCCTCCAGCATGCGGGCCCTCCGTAAGCCCGAGCCGTACAACGGCAAGGGCATCAAGTACACCACCGAGGTCATCAAGAAGAAGGCCGGCAAGTCGTTCGGCGCCTGA
- the rpsC gene encoding 30S ribosomal protein S3, translating into MGQKTHPFGFRVGITEAHKSRWYAPKALYGELLVEDYKIRRFLDQRLNRQPPHAGLSDIHIERTREELKVIVKTARPGLVIGPKGAEVERITEELQYMTGRKVAISILEIKNPDLDAQLVSEGVAEQIRKRASFRRVIKMKAEAAMQAGAKGVKIQISGRLGGAEMSRSVDVRLGSLPLSTLQANIDYGFGEAFTTYGAIGCKVWIYKGLYDAKVEDEAASNAAGGRARARGRR; encoded by the coding sequence ATGGGACAGAAGACGCATCCATTCGGGTTTCGGGTCGGCATCACCGAGGCTCACAAGAGCCGCTGGTACGCCCCCAAGGCCCTCTACGGCGAGCTGCTTGTCGAGGACTACAAGATCCGCCGGTTCCTCGATCAGCGGCTCAACCGCCAGCCGCCCCACGCGGGCCTGTCGGACATCCACATCGAGCGCACCCGCGAGGAACTGAAGGTGATCGTCAAGACCGCCCGCCCCGGGCTGGTCATCGGCCCCAAGGGCGCCGAGGTCGAGCGGATCACCGAGGAACTGCAGTACATGACGGGGCGCAAGGTCGCGATCTCGATCCTCGAGATCAAGAACCCCGACCTGGACGCCCAGCTGGTCTCGGAGGGCGTCGCCGAGCAGATCCGCAAGCGGGCGAGTTTCCGCCGCGTGATCAAGATGAAGGCCGAGGCCGCGATGCAGGCCGGCGCGAAGGGCGTGAAGATCCAGATCTCGGGCCGCCTGGGCGGCGCCGAGATGAGCCGGTCGGTCGACGTCCGCCTGGGCTCGCTCCCGCTGAGCACGCTGCAGGCCAACATTGACTACGGGTTCGGCGAGGCCTTCACCACCTACGGCGCGATCGGCTGCAAGGTGTGGATCTACAAGGGTCTCTACGACGCGAAGGTTGAGGACGAGGCGGCCTCGAACGCCGCGGGTGGACGGGCGCGGGCCCGCGGCCGCCGGTAA
- the rplO gene encoding 50S ribosomal protein L15 has translation MMIHDITAKAGKYKAKKRVGRGLGSGSGKTSARGAKGAKARSGYARKPAFEGGQMPYFRRIRKVGFSNFQFASRFWIVNLRDIMDHPSFKSGGEVNAQTLIAAGLIRDTSRDLKILGDVGDRKITTKLVITAARVSDKVRQLVTAAGGSVTESGTRRDHHRGVDRNADDRTPKNLTKKLTRSRASGSKPVITDEA, from the coding sequence ATGATGATCCACGACATCACCGCCAAGGCCGGCAAGTACAAGGCGAAGAAGCGAGTCGGCCGCGGACTCGGTTCCGGCAGCGGCAAGACCTCCGCCCGTGGCGCCAAGGGCGCCAAGGCCCGGTCGGGCTACGCCCGCAAGCCCGCCTTCGAGGGCGGTCAGATGCCTTACTTCCGCCGCATCCGGAAGGTGGGCTTCTCCAACTTCCAGTTCGCTTCGCGATTCTGGATCGTCAACCTCCGCGACATCATGGATCACCCCAGCTTCAAGTCTGGCGGCGAGGTGAACGCCCAGACCCTGATCGCCGCGGGCCTCATCCGCGATACCAGCCGCGACCTGAAGATCCTCGGCGACGTCGGCGACCGCAAGATCACGACCAAGCTGGTGATCACCGCGGCCCGGGTCTCGGACAAGGTCCGCCAGCTGGTCACCGCCGCCGGCGGCAGCGTCACCGAGTCTGGTACACGCCGTGATCACCACCGCGGCGTGGATCGCAATGCCGACGACCGTACCCCCAAGAACCTCACCAAGAAGCTGACCCGCTCCCGCGCATCGGGGTCCAAGCCCGTCATCACCGACGAGGCCTGA
- the rpmC gene encoding 50S ribosomal protein L29, protein MAKIKTDIHAMKDEEIGIAVEQARAQLVKLRTQAVTEKVEDNSQLAKNRKEVARLLTERRARQIKKSTRA, encoded by the coding sequence ATGGCCAAGATCAAGACCGACATTCACGCGATGAAGGACGAGGAGATCGGCATCGCCGTCGAGCAGGCGAGGGCCCAGCTGGTGAAGCTGCGGACCCAGGCCGTGACGGAGAAGGTCGAGGACAACTCCCAGCTCGCGAAGAACCGGAAGGAAGTCGCCCGCCTGCTCACCGAGCGGCGCGCCCGTCAGATCAAAAAGAGCACCCGGGCCTGA
- the rpsQ gene encoding 30S ribosomal protein S17, with protein MPSSTTSKAAKSPDAVPAHTQTGVVESDKCDKTRTVVVRWMLKHPKYGKYVRRKTVLYVHDEANESKLGDTVEVTPCRPRSATKRYSLVRVLKRGTGALLHNEDQQGR; from the coding sequence ATGCCCAGCAGCACGACCAGCAAAGCCGCCAAGAGCCCCGACGCCGTTCCGGCCCACACGCAGACCGGCGTGGTGGAATCGGACAAGTGCGACAAGACCCGGACGGTCGTCGTTCGATGGATGCTCAAGCATCCGAAGTACGGCAAGTACGTCCGCAGGAAGACGGTGCTGTACGTGCACGACGAGGCCAACGAGTCGAAGCTCGGCGACACGGTCGAGGTGACGCCCTGCCGGCCGCGGAGCGCGACGAAGCGGTACTCGCTGGTGCGGGTTCTCAAGCGTGGCACGGGCGCCCTGCTGCACAACGAAGACCAGCAGGGACGGTAG
- the rplB gene encoding 50S ribosomal protein L2, translating into MPIKTYKPTSAGRRFASVNAHAEVTKKTPEKSLLRPKTKSGGRNHSGKITVRGRGGGAKRNYRMIDFRRHDRDGIVGTVVGVEYDPNRSCHIALIRYADGVKRYIPSPMGIKDGDTIVSSGTGPVEPKVGNNMRLRDVPTGLDVHCVELAPGRGAQMCRSAGMYARLTNREGGYATLVLPSGEQRMVPVDCRATIGQVGNADHQNRRLGKAGLMRHLGFRPITRGVAKSHNAHPLGGGSGRSKGNRPPCGPSGVHAKGGGTRNRKKHSSDLIIRRRVSKRYGQLK; encoded by the coding sequence ATGCCGATCAAGACCTACAAACCAACGAGCGCCGGACGCCGATTCGCATCGGTGAACGCGCACGCCGAGGTCACGAAGAAGACCCCCGAGAAGTCGCTGCTGCGCCCCAAGACCAAGTCGGGCGGCCGCAACCACTCGGGCAAGATCACCGTTCGGGGACGCGGCGGCGGCGCGAAGCGGAACTACCGCATGATCGACTTCCGCCGGCACGACCGGGACGGGATCGTGGGCACGGTGGTCGGCGTCGAGTACGACCCCAACCGGTCGTGCCACATTGCCCTGATCCGGTACGCCGACGGCGTGAAGCGGTACATCCCCTCCCCGATGGGCATCAAGGACGGCGACACGATCGTCTCCTCGGGCACCGGTCCGGTGGAGCCAAAGGTCGGCAACAACATGCGGCTGCGTGATGTCCCGACGGGTCTCGACGTGCACTGTGTCGAGCTGGCCCCCGGGCGCGGCGCCCAGATGTGCCGGTCGGCGGGCATGTACGCCAGGCTGACCAACCGCGAGGGCGGGTACGCGACGCTGGTTCTGCCGTCGGGCGAACAGCGGATGGTCCCGGTGGATTGCCGGGCGACCATCGGGCAGGTCGGCAACGCGGACCACCAGAACCGGAGGCTCGGCAAGGCCGGCCTGATGCGGCACCTGGGCTTCCGGCCGATCACCCGCGGCGTGGCGAAGAGCCACAACGCCCACCCGCTGGGCGGCGGCTCGGGCCGCAGCAAGGGCAACCGTCCGCCGTGCGGCCCGTCGGGCGTGCACGCCAAGGGCGGCGGCACCAGGAACCGCAAGAAGCACAGCAGCGACCTGATCATCCGTCGTCGGGTGAGCAAGCGTTACGGGCAGTTGAAGTAA
- the rplR gene encoding 50S ribosomal protein L18, with amino-acid sequence MDKNKHKAMRRERRHHGIRKRVQGAPDRPRLAVYRSLKHIYAQIIDDLAGRTLASASSQEAAALAGARTSNRSGAAAVGRLVAERAIKAGVATVAFDRGGFRFHGRVKALADAAREAGLKF; translated from the coding sequence ATGGACAAGAACAAGCACAAGGCGATGCGGCGAGAGCGCCGGCACCACGGCATCCGCAAGCGCGTCCAGGGCGCGCCGGACCGTCCCCGTCTGGCGGTGTACCGCTCGCTCAAGCACATCTACGCCCAGATCATCGACGACCTCGCCGGTCGCACGCTCGCCAGCGCCTCCTCGCAGGAGGCCGCGGCCCTCGCCGGGGCTCGCACCAGCAACCGCAGCGGCGCCGCCGCTGTTGGGCGGCTGGTCGCCGAGCGAGCGATCAAGGCCGGTGTTGCCACGGTCGCGTTTGATCGCGGCGGCTTCCGGTTCCACGGCCGCGTCAAGGCCCTGGCCGATGCGGCGCGCGAGGCCGGCCTGAAGTTCTGA
- the rpsE gene encoding 30S ribosomal protein S5 has protein sequence MPEILDESTQLESHTVGVYRTASTVAGGRRFSFGALVVVGNRNGQVGMGYAKANEVPQAIEKAQKYARRKLVSVTRIGTTLNHEVEGRFSASKVRLIPASPGTGVVAGGTVRHILEMAGISDCLTKCYGSTNARNVVKAVFAGLEQLRTPEQVMALRGVTLDKTTVAEKIERGKAAMPAARTGEKARGPVNTIGQDRKGRGGRGGGGGRRRRDSGGGGGGGTGPDSPGSGPATAGPDPASQTTA, from the coding sequence ATGCCTGAGATCCTTGACGAATCAACACAACTCGAGTCCCACACCGTGGGCGTGTACCGCACGGCCTCGACCGTTGCGGGCGGCCGCCGGTTCTCCTTCGGTGCGCTCGTGGTGGTCGGCAACCGCAACGGCCAGGTCGGCATGGGGTACGCCAAGGCCAACGAGGTTCCCCAGGCCATCGAGAAGGCGCAGAAGTACGCCCGCCGGAAGCTCGTGAGCGTCACCCGCATCGGCACCACGCTCAACCACGAGGTCGAGGGCCGGTTCTCCGCATCGAAGGTCCGGCTCATCCCGGCTTCGCCCGGTACCGGGGTTGTCGCCGGTGGCACCGTCCGCCACATCCTCGAGATGGCCGGCATCTCCGACTGCCTCACCAAGTGCTACGGCTCGACCAACGCACGGAACGTTGTCAAGGCCGTCTTCGCCGGGCTTGAGCAGCTCCGCACGCCCGAGCAGGTCATGGCCCTCCGCGGCGTGACGCTCGACAAGACCACGGTCGCCGAGAAGATCGAGCGCGGCAAGGCCGCCATGCCCGCCGCTCGTACGGGCGAGAAGGCCCGCGGACCCGTGAACACCATCGGCCAGGACCGCAAGGGCCGCGGCGGCCGCGGTGGCGGTGGCGGCCGTCGTCGTCGCGACAGCGGCGGTGGTGGTGGGGGCGGAACCGGTCCGGATTCCCCGGGCTCCGGCCCCGCGACCGCCGGTCCCGATCCCGCTTCCCAGACGACCGCCTGA
- the rplD gene encoding 50S ribosomal protein L4 produces MIVPVINMKGSEVGKLTINEQDLGGQINASLIKQAYVRYHANTRQGSSKTKNRHEVEGSTRKLYKQKGTGSARHGDRKANIFRGGGHGHSKKKVREDFRLDMPKKMRRKANRNALLAKLVDNEVRVIDSMSFAEPKTRAFVDFLSAIKVDRSALVAINATNDNARRSAKNVQDVKVCNAGSLNCFDLLNHRYLVIAKQDLEAWLGGPSSQTTKVAKVSPMGREAAPAAPAANRRDPRRKEKA; encoded by the coding sequence ATGATTGTCCCCGTCATCAACATGAAGGGCTCGGAGGTCGGGAAGCTGACCATCAACGAGCAGGATCTGGGCGGCCAGATCAACGCATCGCTGATCAAGCAGGCGTACGTGCGCTACCACGCGAACACGCGCCAGGGCTCGTCTAAGACCAAGAACCGTCACGAAGTCGAGGGCTCTACCCGGAAGCTGTACAAGCAGAAGGGGACCGGCAGCGCCCGGCACGGCGACCGCAAGGCCAATATCTTCCGCGGCGGCGGCCACGGGCACTCCAAGAAGAAGGTCCGTGAGGACTTCCGGCTGGACATGCCCAAGAAGATGCGCCGCAAGGCCAACCGCAACGCGTTGCTGGCCAAGCTGGTGGACAACGAGGTGCGGGTCATCGATTCGATGAGCTTCGCGGAGCCGAAGACCCGCGCGTTCGTCGACTTCCTGAGCGCGATCAAGGTCGACCGCTCGGCGCTGGTCGCGATCAACGCCACGAACGACAACGCCCGCCGCTCGGCGAAGAACGTGCAGGACGTGAAGGTCTGCAACGCCGGGTCGCTCAACTGCTTCGACCTGCTCAACCACCGTTACCTGGTTATCGCCAAGCAGGATCTGGAGGCGTGGCTTGGTGGGCCGAGCTCCCAGACGACGAAGGTGGCGAAGGTCTCGCCCATGGGGCGAGAGGCCGCTCCGGCGGCCCCCGCGGCCAATCGCCGTGATCCACGCAGGAAGGAGAAGGCCTGA
- the rplP gene encoding 50S ribosomal protein L16 translates to MALMPKRVKFRKEFRRVRDRKATKGNYVAYGDYGLQALEGTWVPGRVLEAGRVAAQHLLKREGKLFTRVFPDKPISKKPLETRMGTGKAEVDYWAARVRAGTILFEIAGVTEATARQALVRVAAKMPVRCRFVKRRVTV, encoded by the coding sequence ATGGCTTTGATGCCCAAAAGAGTGAAGTTCCGCAAGGAGTTCCGGCGAGTCCGGGACCGCAAGGCGACCAAGGGCAACTACGTCGCCTACGGCGACTACGGGCTGCAGGCCCTCGAGGGCACGTGGGTGCCCGGTCGGGTGCTGGAGGCCGGTCGCGTTGCGGCGCAGCACCTGCTCAAGCGCGAGGGCAAGCTGTTCACGCGGGTCTTCCCGGACAAGCCCATCTCCAAGAAGCCCTTGGAGACGCGAATGGGTACGGGCAAGGCCGAGGTAGATTACTGGGCGGCGCGGGTGCGGGCCGGGACGATCCTGTTCGAGATCGCCGGCGTGACCGAGGCGACCGCGCGGCAGGCGCTCGTCCGTGTGGCGGCGAAGATGCCGGTGCGGTGCCGGTTCGTGAAGCGGCGCGTCACCGTCTGA
- the secY gene encoding preprotein translocase subunit SecY, translating into MLQALISVFRIPELRTKILFTIGMLAVYRIGYWIPVPGVDQTQLVKHFEQAMSQEGGSAAARLASFVSVFSGGAFGHSTVFGLGIMPYISASIIFQLFGTVIPRLKKLQEEGPTGRQKITEWTRLATVGLCLVQGAFWLKYIVGSQLVYEDAARNPMWWITATAALTAGTVFLMWLGEQIDKYGIGNGVSMIITAGILTRMPAAITWVAQNFQPGTPGKLGFPAVFFLIACFVIVVAGSVLLTVAQRRIPIQQAKHTRGRKVFGGQKSYLPLRVNHGGVMPIIFASSLMIFPSVVAGMLYQQARTIGGSDSTWTVITRWFSDSLGFGSFLYVILEVVLIYFFSYFWITVQFNPEDISKQLKEHGSFIPGLRPGPRTAEYLETVMERLTFVGAAFLCVLATTPNIVSRGLNINQEVTQFLGGTGLLIVVAVILDFIQRVEANLLMRNYAGFLGSSAETGRGRAMRGPR; encoded by the coding sequence ATGCTCCAGGCCCTGATCAGCGTCTTCAGAATCCCGGAACTGCGGACCAAGATCCTGTTCACCATCGGGATGTTGGCGGTCTACCGCATCGGGTACTGGATCCCGGTGCCCGGCGTCGACCAAACGCAGCTCGTCAAGCACTTCGAGCAGGCGATGAGCCAGGAGGGCGGCTCCGCGGCGGCCCGTTTGGCCAGCTTCGTCTCGGTCTTCTCGGGCGGCGCCTTCGGTCACTCGACGGTCTTCGGCCTTGGCATCATGCCGTACATCTCGGCGTCGATCATCTTCCAGCTCTTCGGGACCGTGATCCCGCGACTCAAGAAGCTCCAGGAAGAGGGCCCCACGGGCCGGCAGAAGATCACCGAGTGGACGCGACTCGCGACCGTCGGGCTGTGCCTGGTCCAGGGCGCCTTCTGGCTCAAGTACATCGTCGGCTCACAGCTGGTCTACGAGGACGCCGCCCGCAACCCGATGTGGTGGATCACCGCCACCGCGGCCCTCACCGCCGGCACCGTCTTCCTGATGTGGCTCGGCGAGCAGATCGACAAGTACGGCATCGGCAACGGCGTGTCCATGATCATCACCGCGGGGATCCTCACCCGCATGCCCGCGGCGATCACCTGGGTGGCCCAGAACTTCCAGCCCGGCACCCCGGGCAAGCTCGGCTTCCCGGCGGTCTTCTTCCTGATCGCCTGCTTTGTCATCGTCGTCGCAGGATCCGTGCTGCTCACCGTGGCCCAACGGCGCATCCCGATCCAGCAGGCCAAGCACACGCGCGGCCGGAAGGTTTTCGGCGGGCAGAAGTCCTACCTCCCGCTGCGGGTGAACCACGGCGGCGTCATGCCGATCATCTTCGCTTCCTCGCTCATGATCTTCCCGTCCGTCGTCGCCGGCATGCTCTACCAGCAGGCCCGCACCATCGGCGGCTCCGATTCGACGTGGACGGTGATCACGCGGTGGTTCAGCGACAGCCTCGGCTTCGGCTCGTTCCTTTACGTGATCCTCGAGGTCGTCCTGATCTACTTCTTCTCCTACTTCTGGATCACGGTCCAGTTCAACCCCGAGGACATCTCCAAGCAGCTCAAGGAGCACGGCTCGTTCATCCCCGGCCTTCGCCCCGGGCCGCGGACGGCCGAGTACCTCGAAACAGTCATGGAGCGTCTCACCTTCGTCGGCGCCGCATTCCTCTGCGTGCTGGCGACCACCCCCAACATCGTCAGCAGGGGGCTCAACATCAACCAGGAGGTCACCCAGTTCCTCGGCGGAACGGGCCTCCTGATCGTGGTCGCCGTCATCCTGGACTTCATCCAGCGTGTCGAGGCCAACCTGCTGATGCGGAACTACGCCGGCTTCCTCGGCAGCAGCGCCGAGACCGGTCGCGGCCGCGCCATGCGTGGCCCCCGATAG
- the rpsH gene encoding 30S ribosomal protein S8, with the protein MSVNDPIADMLTRIRNAARNKSKTVLCLNNKVCRGIASVLKDEGFIDAFDTLEDGRQGKIRIKLKYGPRGEVILHELKRESKPGRRVYSKVEELPRPLQGLGIAVVSTSRGVMSDRKCRVDKIGGELLCTVT; encoded by the coding sequence ATGTCAGTCAACGACCCCATCGCCGACATGCTGACCCGGATCCGCAACGCGGCCCGGAACAAGTCCAAGACCGTGTTGTGCCTCAACAACAAGGTCTGCCGCGGCATCGCCTCGGTTCTCAAGGACGAGGGCTTCATCGACGCCTTCGACACCCTGGAGGACGGCCGCCAGGGCAAGATCCGCATCAAGCTCAAGTACGGCCCTCGCGGGGAGGTGATCCTGCACGAGCTCAAGCGGGAGTCCAAGCCCGGGCGCCGGGTGTACAGCAAGGTCGAGGAGCTGCCCCGCCCGCTGCAGGGCCTGGGCATCGCGGTGGTCTCGACGTCGCGGGGCGTGATGTCCGACCGCAAGTGCCGGGTCGACAAGATCGGCGGCGAGCTGCTGTGCACCGTGACCTGA
- the rplW gene encoding 50S ribosomal protein L23 gives MNATYVVKRPLVTEKSTFEMNELKRFAFEVDRRATKTEIKQAVESLYKVRVVGVNTQVRKGKQRRLRYGLVHESDTKKAIVRLHPEDTIELF, from the coding sequence ATGAACGCGACGTACGTCGTCAAGCGTCCGCTGGTCACCGAGAAGAGCACGTTCGAGATGAACGAGCTCAAGCGGTTCGCCTTCGAGGTTGACCGGCGCGCGACCAAGACCGAGATCAAGCAGGCCGTCGAGTCGCTGTACAAGGTCCGGGTCGTCGGCGTGAACACGCAGGTCCGCAAGGGCAAGCAGCGCCGGCTCCGCTACGGGCTGGTGCACGAGTCCGACACGAAGAAGGCGATTGTCCGGCTTCACCCAGAGGACACCATCGAGTTGTTCTGA
- a CDS encoding type Z 30S ribosomal protein S14: MTTKAQMAKSMKPPKFSTRLVRRCQLTGRARGVYRKFRVSRIMLRKLALEGKIPGMRKASW, from the coding sequence ATGACGACCAAGGCGCAGATGGCCAAGAGCATGAAGCCCCCGAAGTTCTCGACCCGCCTCGTGCGGCGGTGCCAGCTCACCGGGCGGGCTCGCGGCGTGTACCGCAAGTTCCGAGTGAGCCGCATCATGCTCCGCAAGCTCGCGCTCGAAGGGAAGATCCCCGGGATGCGCAAGGCGTCATGGTGA
- the rpsS gene encoding 30S ribosomal protein S19 → MGRSLKKGPYVDEKLYRKIEKLSQQGKREPIKTWARRCTIVPEFVGHTFKVHNGRMFLDVYITEDMVGHKLGEFSATRTFRGHTNKKEGIVEGQKSAG, encoded by the coding sequence ATGGGCCGCAGTCTGAAGAAAGGTCCGTACGTCGACGAGAAGCTCTATCGGAAGATCGAGAAGCTGTCTCAGCAGGGCAAGCGCGAGCCCATCAAGACGTGGGCTCGCCGCTGCACGATCGTCCCCGAGTTTGTCGGGCACACCTTCAAGGTGCACAACGGCCGGATGTTCCTGGACGTGTACATCACGGAGGACATGGTCGGGCACAAGCTCGGCGAGTTCAGTGCGACGCGGACCTTCCGCGGCCACACGAACAAGAAGGAAGGCATCGTCGAGGGCCAGAAGTCCGCAGGGTGA
- the rplE gene encoding 50S ribosomal protein L5, which produces MAKEKSKSKKDQAAEAEQSAPKGPLPKPRLQGLFEQTVAPSMGEKFGLKNPMARPRLDAIVINVNMGRHIEGTKIPPNVKQTVLDTITTISGQRPVVIKAKKSVSNFKVRAGVETAAMVTLRRHQMWHFLDRFINLATPRIKDFRGLKNDAFDRQGNYAVGLSEQGVFPEIDMAQVTFTHGMNINFKFRGSKPEWSRYILEGLGMPFAKKEGAA; this is translated from the coding sequence ATGGCGAAGGAAAAGTCCAAGAGCAAGAAGGATCAGGCCGCAGAGGCCGAGCAGAGCGCCCCGAAGGGCCCGCTGCCCAAGCCGCGCCTGCAGGGTCTCTTCGAGCAGACCGTTGCCCCTTCGATGGGCGAGAAGTTCGGGCTCAAGAACCCGATGGCGCGTCCCCGCCTGGATGCGATCGTGATCAACGTCAACATGGGCCGCCACATCGAGGGGACCAAGATCCCGCCGAATGTGAAGCAGACCGTGCTCGACACGATCACGACGATCAGCGGTCAGCGGCCGGTGGTCATCAAGGCCAAGAAGAGCGTGTCGAACTTCAAGGTCCGCGCCGGGGTCGAGACCGCCGCGATGGTGACGCTCCGCCGCCACCAGATGTGGCACTTCCTCGACCGGTTCATCAACCTCGCGACGCCCCGTATCAAGGACTTCCGCGGGCTGAAGAACGACGCGTTCGATCGCCAGGGCAACTACGCCGTCGGCCTCTCCGAGCAGGGCGTGTTCCCGGAAATCGACATGGCCCAGGTGACCTTCACCCACGGCATGAACATCAACTTCAAGTTCCGTGGCTCCAAGCCGGAATGGAGCCGGTACATCCTCGAGGGGCTCGGCATGCCCTTCGCCAAGAAGGAGGGGGCGGCCTGA